The Deltaproteobacteria bacterium sequence TAGATATACAGCCCGCGTCAATCCTATAAAATCCGGCGACATCGGACGCGCGCAGTATCTGAGCGTATATGACAGGAACGGCATTCTCTTGCAGGAGGTAAGGACCAGAGACGGCAAATTTGTGCCTGTAGATGTAAAAGAGGTCTCACGGCATTTTATAAATGCCGTGATTGCAGCAGAGGATAAAAGATTTTTTAAACACAGCGGCATTGACTGGTTTGCAGTAGGCAGGGCCGCATATCAAAACATACTCTCCGGCAAAACCCGATCAGGGGCATCAACAATTACCTTGCAATTTGCCAAGATGCAAAATCCCGGTCAGAGAACCTTTGCCAGAAAAATAGGGGAGATGAAGACCGCATACAGGCTTGAAGCAGGGATGACAAAAGAGGAGATACTTTCCGGTTACATAAGCAGGCTTCCTTTTGGCAATCAACTGTTTGGCGTTGAGGCTGCGTCTTTAAATTATTTCGGGAAAAGGGCTAATGCCCTAAGCCTTGCCCAGTCTGCATTTCTGGCAGCCATACCCAATGCCCCTTCAGAATTTAATCCCTATAAAAATTACGAGGGTATAAAAAAGCGGCAGAGGCTCATCCTTTTCCGTATGAAAGAAGAAGGCTATATCAGCGCAGAGGATGCAAAAATAGCGCAAAGGGAAAGGATATCAGTAAATGACATAAGGCCGTTAAACCATGCCCCTCATTTTGTGCAGGCGCTGCTCCCCCGCATAGCTGATGAGAGAAATAAGGTTGTAACGACTCTGGATCTGAATATCCAGAATATGGCTGTTCAGCAGGTAAGGGATATTGTCAATGAATTAAAGGACAGACAGGTTACCAATGCCGCTGCAATTGTAATTGATAACAGGAGTGGAGATATTCTGGCTTATGTGGGTTCAGCAGATTTCTGGGACGAGGCCGGTCTTGGCCAGAATGACGGCGTTACTGCCCTTCGTCAGCCTGGTTCTGCTTTGAAGCCTTTTATTTACAGCCTTGCCATTGAGCGCGGCATGACCACCGCAACCCTTTTGGAAGACATAGAGGCGCATTATTCAACCCCTATAGGCGACTTTTCTCCGAAAAATTACAGTCGCCGGTTTCACGGCCCTGTAAGATTAAGAGAGGCCCTTGCCAATTCCCTTAATATCCCGGCAGTAAAGGTGGTTGAAAATATTGGCGTGGATAATGTGCTCGCAGGGTTAAAGGAGTTTGGATTTTTATCTTTAAAAAAGGATGCGGGGTATTATGGGGCTGGTATCGTGCTCGGAAACGGCGATGTGAGCCTATATGAATTAGCAAGGGCGTATACTGCTCTATCCAGAGGCGGCGCAGCAATACCTTTGAAAGAGATTTTAGAGCCGGAAGGCGCGCTGGGATATGATAATTTTAAGTCCAGGCATGTTTCTCTTCCGCGATATATTTATCTTATTACTGACATTTTAAAAGATCCTTATGCCAGGGCAATGGAATTCGGTCTGGATTCTGTTATAAAGATGCCGTTTCCTTGCGCTGTCAAGACAGGCACATCCAGAAATTATCGCGATAATTGGAGCATCGGTTATACGACAGACTATACCGTAGGTGTGTGGGTCGGCAATTTTGACGGCGCGGCCATGCAGCAGATTTCAGGCGTTGAAGGCGCAGGCCCGCTTTTCAGAAGAATAATGATGAAGCTTTACGAAAATAAATGGCCGGAGGAGTTTCTAAAGCCTGATGACCTTGTTGAAGTTGAGATATGCCCTTTGTCAGGAAAGGCAAAAGGCTATGCCTGTCCTTCCGGCGTAAAGGAGATATTTCTGAAACAGGAAATGGCAATGATTGACCAGACTCCTTGTAATATGCACAGGATTCTTATGGCAGATGCCGGCACAGGCGAACCTGTTATAGAAGACGGCTTATATCAGAGTAATAATCAGGGGGTTAATAATCTGGAAGAGCGGGTGTTTGAGGATATGCCTCCGGTTTATGAGCCGTGGCAGAGAGAGGGAAAGAGGCAGTCGGCGCCTCATGAATTGTCTTTATTCAGGAAGGGTGATGAATTTTCCATAATAAGCCCGGCACACGATGCAGCCTACAAGCGGCTTACTGATCTTTCGCCGGAATACCAGACAATCCGTTTTGAGGCAGTCGGCGCGCCGCCCAATGTCCCTGTCCGCTGGATTGTCAACGGCAAAACCGCAGGCATAACTACCTTGCAGCATGTAATGGACTGGCCGGCAAATAGCGGAGAGTTTAGCCTTTTGGCCGTGCCTGAGGCGAGGAAAGAACTTTCGCGGGAAGTTAGATTTATGGTGAGATAATTATGGCTGAAAAAACCATCGCCAGAAGACTGGCAGAATATGCCCACAGTTTACAATTTACTGACCTCCCCGATGAAGTTGTCCATGAAGTGAAAAGGAGACTGATAGATTCCATCGGCTGCATCCTCGGCGCATTTAACAGCGAGCCTGCTAAAATTGCAAGGAAGATTGCCGGGACAGTAAAAGGGGACGCTGCTATTTTTGGCGCAAATATCAAAACAACCCCCGACCTTGCAGCGTTTGCAAATGGCGTTGCTGTCCGCTATCTGGATTATAACGATACATATCTTTCAAAAGAGCCTGCTCATCCAAGCGATAATATATCTGCCTGCCTCGCTGTTGCAGAGGCTGAAAATAAAACAGGGAAGGATTTGATTACAGCTATTGTCCTTGCCTATGAAGTTCAGTGCAGGCTGTGCGATGCGGCATCTTTAAGGCAAAGAGGATGGGATCATGTTACATACGGAGCGTTTTCTTCTACCCTTGCAGCAGCCAAACTTATGGGTTTAAGTATTGAGAAAACCGTGCATGCGTTGGGTCTCGCAGGTGTTGCAAATATTGCGCTCAGGCAGACAAGGGTAGGTGAGCTTTCCATGTGGAAGGGGTGCGCTTTTGCCAATACAGCGAGAAATGCGGTATTTGCGGCCAATTTAGCAAGGCATGGCATGACAGGGCCTGCGCCAATATTTGAAGGTGAAAAGGGGTTTACGAAACAGGTTTCAGGGCCTTTTGAACTTAAAGAGCTTGGCAACGGGAAAAGGAGGCCGTTCAAGATTCTGGACGCATATATAAAATTCTATCCTGCTGAGTATCACAGCCAGAGCGCCATAGAGGCAGCTATTGAATTACGGAAAGAAATTGCAGGGCAGGGCTTTAGCCCTGCGGATGACATACAATCTATTGAGATAAGAACCTTTGATGCTGCTTATGAAATCATAGGCTCTGGCCCGGAAAAATGGAATCCAAAAACACGGGAGACCGCAGACCACAGTCTTCCATATTGTGCGGCTGTTGCCTTGATTGATGGAGGTGTGGGTTTGAATCAGTTTTCGGAAAATCGCATAAAAGACTCAAAACTGCACAAACTGATTCAGAAGGTGAAGGTAATAAAAGACAAGGGACTGACCAATCAGTATCCTGAAGCAATGCCGAATCTTATCAAAATTACTATGAGAGACGGCAGACAATTTTCCAATAAAGTTAAATATCCCAAAGGTCATCCAAAAAAACCTATGACAGATGATGAGGTGGAAGAAAAGTTCAGGACATTGGCAAAAGGCAATATTTCAGGACAAAATATTGATCATTTGCTTGATGTTTTATGGAGAATAGAGGAAATAAAGAATATAAATAAACTCTTTTCAAAGAGGCTATGTTTGAGAAGCTAAGATTTTTTATTCCTGGTTTTATTTTCTGATTTCTGTTTTTTGTTTTTTTCTCTCATCCCTTTTTGATAAAATTGCACAGCCATATTATGTTCTTTTAAATTTCTGGAGAAATAATGAGAGCCGTCATTTTTTGAAACAAAGTATAGATAGATGTCAGGTGACGGATTGGTGGCTGCTTCAAGGCTTGTCCTTCCTGGGTTTGCAATGGGTCCGGGGGGCAGCCCGTAAATCTTATAGGTGTTATAAGCCGTTTTGGTTAAAAGGTCTTTTCTTGTAAGGTTTCCGTTAAAGCCCGTTATCCCATAAATAACAGTTGGGTCGCTCTCAAGCCTCATACCTTTTTTAATCCTGTTATGAAAAACAGCGGAGATGAGGGGTCTTTCTCTGCCGTCGCCTGTCTCTTTTTCTATAATGGATGCTAATGTAATAATTTGTTTTTTTGACATCTTTAAGCCGGAGGGCTTCTTATGAGCTATTTCAGCATATACCGTATCAAACCTCTGCGCCATCTTCCTTATAATCTCTTCAGATGTCATTCCTCTTGTAAATCTATATGTGTCCGGAAACAGGTAGCCTTCAACATCACTGCCGTCTATGCCCAGAGATGCTGCAAATACCCTGTCAAAGGCCTTTTCCAAAAATCCCGATTTCTCCGCAATATTTATATTATCCAGAAGCATTGCAATATCTTTTATATTATAACCCTCTGGTATGGTAACGGCATATTCCTTTACCTGCCCATTCACCATTCTATTCAGCACCTCTGATGGAAGGAGGGATGTTGTATATTCGTATTCTCCTGCCTTTATCTTTGTTATTGTTCCTTTGAATTTTGCAAGGTAGTAGAATTTGCCGGCATCTTTTATAATCCCTTCTTTTTCCAGTTCTCTGGCAACGACGCTGAAACTTGCCCCCTGTGGAATAACGATGGTTTTTACAGTTCCTTCCATAGAGGGGGGTGTGTAAAGAAATGTATATATGTGGATTAGAAAAAGGAAAACAGCTGTTGATACAATTAGGATTATTGATTCAATCTTCATTTGAAAGTATAGTTATACCCAGCACTTTAAGACTTTTAAAAAGTGCGGGGTATATAATCTCAATTTTTATTAAGTTGCAGAGGGGCAGCTTGCGCACGGAGACTGCTTATCATCTTTTTTGCCTATTCCGGTATCACAGGGTTTATTTACGGCATAATCGGTTTTATGCCAGCCAGAGCCTTTGAGAGCAAATGAGGATTGCGACATGATTTTTTCCACGTTTCCGTCTGAGCAGTATTCGCATTTTTTGATAGGTTTATCAGAAATCCTTTGCATTATTTCAAAGCGTCTGCCACAGGATTTGCATTGATACTCATATATTGGCATTTTAAAAACCTCCCGAATAAGTTTAAAATCACGGCTATATTATACTGATTATATAGTTTATTGTCAAAAACAATAAATAGGTTTGTTAGCAGCAAGTAAACTGTCCTCCTTTGCAGCACATGAATTGTCCTATTTATGGTTTCCTGAAATTCAAGGAGGAGACCATGAAACGGACAGAGATGTTACAGGAGGTCAGGAAGATGGGCATAGAAAATTTGCTGAATATGACTCGGAAGGTCAATTGAAGGGAAAGGAGACGGAAAAAACGGCTGTACAGAGTCAGAGCCGTCATATCTCATCCAAAACAGGAAAGGCGCTTCGGGCTACGCCCCCGTGCCTTTCCTGTTGAATCAAAAAGCGGACATTTCTATTTGTTGACAACAGAAATTTCTGTCCAAAAATTTCTTGACAAACTATTAAAGATGGAGTATATCAAACAAAGATATAGATATTGGGGAAATAATAATCTAAAGAATAAAATGAAGGTAACCTAAATTTAATGGAGGTTTGAGATGTTTATTCAATGGGGAAGACGTTTTTTTGCCTTATTTTGGCTGTTGATTAGTGTAATCCTTTTCTCGTCATATGCATATGCTGAGCAGGGTGATAAAGAAGCAGGAAAGAAAATTTACGAGGTAAGATGCTTGTGGTGTCATGGCGCAACAGGGGAAGGGGATGGTTTTGCTGCCCAATTCACGAATGTGAGGCCGAGGGATTTTACAATGGGTGTATTTAAATTTAAGCGGTCTCTTCCTGGTCAAATAGCAGCAGATGAGGATCTCTTTAGAACAATAAGTAATGGTCTTCCAGGTACGCCTATGCCTTCATGGAAGTTAGTATTATCAGATAAAGAGATATGGAATGTTATTGAGTATATAAAGTCGTTTACAGATATCTTTGAGTCAGATAAGGCATCCGGGATGGTAGATTATAAGGGTGAAATCCCTTATTCGGCGGATAGTGTTAATAAAGGCAGGGAGGCTTTTAAAAAGGCAAAGTGTTATGAGTGTCATGGTGAAAATGGGAGAGGGAATGGTATGAAGAAATTGAGAGATGACTGGGATAATAGGGAATGGCCCAGAAATCTGGCAAAGCCATGGACATTCAGGGGTGGGAATGATATAAAGGATATTTTTACCAGGGTGACAGTAGGTATCCCCGGGACACAAATGCCGTCCTTTGCGAATGAAAAGGGGTTGACAGAAAAGGAACGTTGGGATGTTGCCAATTATGTGAGGTCGCTTGTAGATGAGACAAAGAGGCCTGTATCACCACAGACTGTTTTGAGGGCAAAATATATAAAGGCAATGTTGCCTAATGATGTAAATGCAGCAGAATGGAATGAAACACCTTCAGCAGCATTTAAATTGTTTCCGCAGCTCATTGAAAATGATAAATTAAGGGGATTCAGACCAACGAATGATTCTGTGACTGCACGGGTGCTTTTCAATGAAAAGGAGATAGCATTTTTAATAGAGTGGGATGACAGGACAAAGAGTGTGCCAGGGGAGCCCATTGTAGAAAAACTAGGTGAAGGAGAGACTTTTGAAGATGCTATTGCCATTCAGTTAAGAGTGGGGCCTCCGACTGCTGTTCAGCAGCCGTATCCCGGACATGGTGATAAAGCACTGGGCGTAGAGATGTGGTATTGGGGTATTGGAAATACCTCTGGTGGTCAGACAATAAAGATGATAGATGCAAATGGGTTTGGAACAGAAAAGATAAGGGATGCAGGCAGGATAAATATAAAAGGAACAGGTGAATACAAGGCAGGTATATGGAAGGTGATTTTAAGGAGGAGCCTTACAACATCTAATACACATGATGATTTCCAATTTGAACGAGATGTGTTGATACCTGTAACATTTGCCAATTGGGATGGTTCAAATGGAGAAAAGGCATCTCAGCATACATTGACCAATATGCATTGGCTGCAATTGGAACCATAGATTGTAGAGTAAAACCCGCACCCCGCCTGATAAAACAATAGCAGAGGTGTTAATGAGGTGGCAGCGCCCGCCAAAAAATAGGATGATAGTTATGAAATATATTATTATGTCAATCATGGTTGTTATGATTTCGTTTTTATCTTCATTGGGTTTGGCAGAAACCAAAGAGATTATTGCTGAAGGTACTTACAATATGGGTGAGGGAGAAATGTTCTCTGTTGCTGAAAGCAAGGCATTGCTTCAGGCAAAAAGGGCTATAGTTGAGCAGGCGATGCCTTATGTGGAGGAGTACTTAAAGGTCAGAAATATCAAATTGACAGAGGATGAGAAACAAATTATGTCTCTTGGACTTATAAATATTACTCTGTTAGAAAAGAAGAAAACTATTGGAAGCGACGGCACCCTCTTTTGGGTTAAGGTAAGGTCAACTGTGAATGCGGTTAATGTTGAAGATATTGCAATAAGTCTCAAAGAAAAATCAGTTATAGATGAGTATAGGAAGATAATAGAGACTTACAAAAAAAGTCAGAAGGCAATTGATGAATTAAAAAAACAATTAACACAGATAAAAGAGATAACGGAAAGAAAACCATTACAAGCAAAGATAAAAAATGAAGGGATATTATTTAAGGCAAACGAATTGTTTGAAAAAGGATACTATTATAGATTAAACAATGATTACGACAGTGCAGTAAAGGCATATACCTCTCTTATTTCGTTAGCCCCCAATTTTGCTGATGCCTACAATAGTCTTGGAAATGTATATATTGATAAAGGCCAGTATGATACCGCAATTGAGAATTATAATAAGGCAATTGTTATAAATCCTAATTTTGAAGAGGCATATAACAATATAGGATTTGCATACAGTAATAAGGGATTGTATGACAAAGAGATGGAAGGTTATAATAAGGCAATCGCTATAAACCCAAATTTTGCCAAGGCATACTATAACCGAGGGACTGCGTACCATTATAAAGGACTGGCTGATAAGGCGATTGAGGATTATAATAAGGCAATTAGTATAAACCCAAATTTTGCTGATATTTACAATAGTCGCGGAAGTGCATACGCTATGACAGGTATAAAGGATAGGGCTATTTTGGATTTTCAGAAAGCCTGTGATATGGGGGATGAAAATGGATGCAAAGGCTTGCAGTTTTTAAAGAAATAAGGAATGGTAAAAGATAGGTTGGAGAAAGGTAAAAATTTTACCTTGACAAAATAATAATTATTTTATTAGTATAAGCACACCGAGCATGCTGAATCATTTCTACCTTACTTTACGGATTATAATGTATGATATAAATATTTTAAGACAATGGCAGTTTTATACATCATTTACATTTATATTATTGGTATGCCTTATTACAAACACATCTATTTTCCTTATTATGAGAAATGATGTTTTAGCGGAAGAAAGCGCCTTTCGTAAAGAATTTATAGAAAAAAGCGAGACATTACAGTTTGAGGCGCTGGTAACTATAATTAAAAAAGATAAGGATATTATCCCAGGGGAAATCAAGTCGCTTATCAAAGATGCAATGACAAAGGAGTTAGGAGAACGGCTATACCTTTTGGATATTACTGAGCGGATGGCGTCTATGTATGATTATTGGCATGGCGGAGGGAAAGAACTTCTTGAAGAGATACAGAATCTACGGCGGTCAGAGATAACAAAAGGGGAGAAGATAAATGCGGAACTTAATAAGTGGAGTAAGGAGAAGAAATTTATTGGCAATCTGGTATTGAAAGAGCATTCGGACCAGATGACGGCCAGTGGTCTCCCGCCTGTTGTTTATCCTCACTGGATACATCGGACATATTTCAAGTGTAAGGTCTGCCATGAGGGTATATTTATTAAAATACAAGGGGCGAACAATATATCCCATAGTCAAATGAATGAAGGGAAACAATGCGGGGTTTGTCATAATGACACAATTGCCTTTGGGGCAAATAAACAATGTGCGAAGTGTCATATAGCAGGTAAGCCTGAGGTTGAGAGATTGCTTGATCCCCGCCATGTAGATCATAATAAGATTAAGGATGTAGCCTCCCGTCTGGGCGCTGAATGGAATATTGAGAACATACCTGGAAAAGCTATTCCTTTAGATAGATTTGGTTTTATAGACTGGATTAAACTTAGAGACATGAGTGTTATTAAACCGGTCGCCTCTTTAAGTAAAGATTTTAAGGAAGAGATAAGAGAAACTGCCATTTTATTTGAGGCGGTAAGTCCGACTACGAATAATGTGTTATTTGATCATAAGGTTCATTCATGGTGGCATAATTGTTCCACATGTCATCCCAAAATATTTAAAGCGGAACTGGGCGGCAATGATGAGCGGATGATATACAATGTTGAAGGCAGGTATTGCGGTGAATGTCATAGCAGGGTGGCTTTTACATTTGCGGATTGTTTTAAATGTCATAAGGTTCCAAAGGGAAATATACCCGAGGGTGCAATGATTCGTAATAGAAGACCGCCTGAGATTAAAGACGAAGAGGTTTTATCTCAGTAAACCCACACGGGCATTTGGCTTACAAAGGGGGATGAAAATAGCTAATATGCATTTTCAGAGCAATTAGGTAAACTATCAAAACTTTACAAAGTTAGGCATAAATCAGGTTGAAATGGAGGGTGAGCAGAATGAAAAACAAAGTTGTTTTTGTATTGTTGATGCTTATAGCTGGAATCATTGGTGTAAATATAGGCTATGCGGAATACGGCGACATTGTCATTGCAAGGAAAAAAGAGGCCATGCGCAAGGCTTCGGTTAGACCAGTCTTATTTCCCCATTGGCTTCACAGGATTAGATTTAAATGCAGGGTCTGCCATGAAGACATATTTATCTTGCGGAGAGGGGATAACAATATAAATATGGATGCCATAATGAATGGACAATTTTGCGGCAAATGCCACAATGGTATCATTGCATGGGAACCTATGTTTTGTGAACGTTGTCATTCATGGAATGGTCCTATTCCGCCTTATGCAGGACCTCCACCATGGGAAGAAGCTAAACCGGCGGCAAAATAACTATAGATTAGGATATGAGATACGAAAGGAGAAAAAGATGAATATCCTTTACTTAATGAAATGTATTTCCAGGGTTATTCCACTGGTTATCTTCACAGTCTTTATTGGTTGTTCAAATCCAAAACCTTTTTCAAAACCTGTCAT is a genomic window containing:
- the pbpC gene encoding penicillin-binding protein 1C; protein product: MKRKFIIAVLLAVAPFFAGIGFIELFRYTARVNPIKSGDIGRAQYLSVYDRNGILLQEVRTRDGKFVPVDVKEVSRHFINAVIAAEDKRFFKHSGIDWFAVGRAAYQNILSGKTRSGASTITLQFAKMQNPGQRTFARKIGEMKTAYRLEAGMTKEEILSGYISRLPFGNQLFGVEAASLNYFGKRANALSLAQSAFLAAIPNAPSEFNPYKNYEGIKKRQRLILFRMKEEGYISAEDAKIAQRERISVNDIRPLNHAPHFVQALLPRIADERNKVVTTLDLNIQNMAVQQVRDIVNELKDRQVTNAAAIVIDNRSGDILAYVGSADFWDEAGLGQNDGVTALRQPGSALKPFIYSLAIERGMTTATLLEDIEAHYSTPIGDFSPKNYSRRFHGPVRLREALANSLNIPAVKVVENIGVDNVLAGLKEFGFLSLKKDAGYYGAGIVLGNGDVSLYELARAYTALSRGGAAIPLKEILEPEGALGYDNFKSRHVSLPRYIYLITDILKDPYARAMEFGLDSVIKMPFPCAVKTGTSRNYRDNWSIGYTTDYTVGVWVGNFDGAAMQQISGVEGAGPLFRRIMMKLYENKWPEEFLKPDDLVEVEICPLSGKAKGYACPSGVKEIFLKQEMAMIDQTPCNMHRILMADAGTGEPVIEDGLYQSNNQGVNNLEERVFEDMPPVYEPWQREGKRQSAPHELSLFRKGDEFSIISPAHDAAYKRLTDLSPEYQTIRFEAVGAPPNVPVRWIVNGKTAGITTLQHVMDWPANSGEFSLLAVPEARKELSREVRFMVR
- a CDS encoding MmgE/PrpD family protein is translated as MAEKTIARRLAEYAHSLQFTDLPDEVVHEVKRRLIDSIGCILGAFNSEPAKIARKIAGTVKGDAAIFGANIKTTPDLAAFANGVAVRYLDYNDTYLSKEPAHPSDNISACLAVAEAENKTGKDLITAIVLAYEVQCRLCDAASLRQRGWDHVTYGAFSSTLAAAKLMGLSIEKTVHALGLAGVANIALRQTRVGELSMWKGCAFANTARNAVFAANLARHGMTGPAPIFEGEKGFTKQVSGPFELKELGNGKRRPFKILDAYIKFYPAEYHSQSAIEAAIELRKEIAGQGFSPADDIQSIEIRTFDAAYEIIGSGPEKWNPKTRETADHSLPYCAAVALIDGGVGLNQFSENRIKDSKLHKLIQKVKVIKDKGLTNQYPEAMPNLIKITMRDGRQFSNKVKYPKGHPKKPMTDDEVEEKFRTLAKGNISGQNIDHLLDVLWRIEEIKNINKLFSKRLCLRS
- the mltG gene encoding endolytic transglycosylase MltG codes for the protein MKIESIILIVSTAVFLFLIHIYTFLYTPPSMEGTVKTIVIPQGASFSVVARELEKEGIIKDAGKFYYLAKFKGTITKIKAGEYEYTTSLLPSEVLNRMVNGQVKEYAVTIPEGYNIKDIAMLLDNINIAEKSGFLEKAFDRVFAASLGIDGSDVEGYLFPDTYRFTRGMTSEEIIRKMAQRFDTVYAEIAHKKPSGLKMSKKQIITLASIIEKETGDGRERPLISAVFHNRIKKGMRLESDPTVIYGITGFNGNLTRKDLLTKTAYNTYKIYGLPPGPIANPGRTSLEAATNPSPDIYLYFVSKNDGSHYFSRNLKEHNMAVQFYQKGMREKNKKQKSENKTRNKKS
- a CDS encoding zinc ribbon domain-containing protein yields the protein MPIYEYQCKSCGRRFEIMQRISDKPIKKCEYCSDGNVEKIMSQSSFALKGSGWHKTDYAVNKPCDTGIGKKDDKQSPCASCPSAT
- a CDS encoding c-type cytochrome, whose amino-acid sequence is MFIQWGRRFFALFWLLISVILFSSYAYAEQGDKEAGKKIYEVRCLWCHGATGEGDGFAAQFTNVRPRDFTMGVFKFKRSLPGQIAADEDLFRTISNGLPGTPMPSWKLVLSDKEIWNVIEYIKSFTDIFESDKASGMVDYKGEIPYSADSVNKGREAFKKAKCYECHGENGRGNGMKKLRDDWDNREWPRNLAKPWTFRGGNDIKDIFTRVTVGIPGTQMPSFANEKGLTEKERWDVANYVRSLVDETKRPVSPQTVLRAKYIKAMLPNDVNAAEWNETPSAAFKLFPQLIENDKLRGFRPTNDSVTARVLFNEKEIAFLIEWDDRTKSVPGEPIVEKLGEGETFEDAIAIQLRVGPPTAVQQPYPGHGDKALGVEMWYWGIGNTSGGQTIKMIDANGFGTEKIRDAGRINIKGTGEYKAGIWKVILRRSLTTSNTHDDFQFERDVLIPVTFANWDGSNGEKASQHTLTNMHWLQLEP
- a CDS encoding tetratricopeptide repeat protein, producing MKYIIMSIMVVMISFLSSLGLAETKEIIAEGTYNMGEGEMFSVAESKALLQAKRAIVEQAMPYVEEYLKVRNIKLTEDEKQIMSLGLINITLLEKKKTIGSDGTLFWVKVRSTVNAVNVEDIAISLKEKSVIDEYRKIIETYKKSQKAIDELKKQLTQIKEITERKPLQAKIKNEGILFKANELFEKGYYYRLNNDYDSAVKAYTSLISLAPNFADAYNSLGNVYIDKGQYDTAIENYNKAIVINPNFEEAYNNIGFAYSNKGLYDKEMEGYNKAIAINPNFAKAYYNRGTAYHYKGLADKAIEDYNKAISINPNFADIYNSRGSAYAMTGIKDRAILDFQKACDMGDENGCKGLQFLKK
- a CDS encoding cytochrome c3 family protein; its protein translation is MYDINILRQWQFYTSFTFILLVCLITNTSIFLIMRNDVLAEESAFRKEFIEKSETLQFEALVTIIKKDKDIIPGEIKSLIKDAMTKELGERLYLLDITERMASMYDYWHGGGKELLEEIQNLRRSEITKGEKINAELNKWSKEKKFIGNLVLKEHSDQMTASGLPPVVYPHWIHRTYFKCKVCHEGIFIKIQGANNISHSQMNEGKQCGVCHNDTIAFGANKQCAKCHIAGKPEVERLLDPRHVDHNKIKDVASRLGAEWNIENIPGKAIPLDRFGFIDWIKLRDMSVIKPVASLSKDFKEEIRETAILFEAVSPTTNNVLFDHKVHSWWHNCSTCHPKIFKAELGGNDERMIYNVEGRYCGECHSRVAFTFADCFKCHKVPKGNIPEGAMIRNRRPPEIKDEEVLSQ
- a CDS encoding cytochrome c3 family protein, whose amino-acid sequence is MKNKVVFVLLMLIAGIIGVNIGYAEYGDIVIARKKEAMRKASVRPVLFPHWLHRIRFKCRVCHEDIFILRRGDNNINMDAIMNGQFCGKCHNGIIAWEPMFCERCHSWNGPIPPYAGPPPWEEAKPAAK